In Dehalococcoidia bacterium, the following are encoded in one genomic region:
- a CDS encoding Gfo/Idh/MocA family oxidoreductase, which yields MADETIRIGYVGAGGNTRLRHLPGFAAIDGVESVSVANRSRESGQRVADAFGLSTVYDSWEDLIDADDTNAICIGTWPYMHKTLVLASLAAGKHVLTEARMTMNSADAREMLEASLAYPDLVAQIVPAPHTLKIDNTIRDMISGGYFGDVLSADITVHQGDFVDYDSELHWRHNRDLSGNNIMQMGIWYEAIMRWFGPAAAVTAVGRVTVKNRKGWDGGLAYITIPDHVETLIEFASGPVARMRVSTVTGLAPADGVWIFGSEGTVHVDSASMTVRGGQRGDGGLSEIDIPAEKQGDWRVEEEFINAIRGIEPVTHTNFFDGVRYMEFTDAVTISMQTGERVTLPLA from the coding sequence ATGGCAGACGAGACAATTCGCATCGGCTACGTTGGAGCGGGCGGTAACACGCGGCTCCGGCATCTTCCGGGATTCGCAGCGATCGACGGGGTTGAGAGCGTCAGCGTAGCCAACAGGAGTCGCGAATCGGGCCAGCGCGTGGCAGACGCATTCGGTCTGAGTACCGTGTACGACTCATGGGAAGACCTAATCGATGCGGACGACACCAACGCCATCTGCATCGGCACCTGGCCATACATGCACAAGACGCTGGTGCTGGCGTCCCTGGCCGCAGGGAAGCACGTGCTCACAGAGGCACGTATGACCATGAACTCTGCCGATGCGCGGGAAATGCTGGAGGCATCTCTGGCCTATCCCGATCTTGTTGCACAGATCGTGCCCGCGCCACACACTCTGAAGATCGACAACACGATCAGGGACATGATCTCAGGCGGGTACTTTGGTGATGTGCTATCCGCCGACATCACAGTTCACCAAGGGGACTTTGTCGACTACGACTCGGAGCTCCACTGGAGACACAACCGCGACCTCTCCGGCAACAACATCATGCAGATGGGTATCTGGTACGAGGCCATTATGCGCTGGTTCGGCCCTGCTGCGGCCGTAACGGCAGTTGGTAGAGTCACCGTCAAGAATCGGAAGGGTTGGGACGGAGGATTGGCGTACATCACAATTCCGGACCACGTTGAGACTCTAATTGAGTTCGCCTCCGGCCCGGTTGCGAGGATGCGGGTCAGCACTGTAACTGGATTGGCGCCCGCTGACGGCGTTTGGATCTTCGGCTCTGAAGGCACCGTCCATGTGGACTCTGCATCCATGACAGTCCGTGGTGGACAACGAGGAGACGGTGGGTTATCCGAAATCGATATTCCTGCGGAGAAGCAGGGCGATTGGCGGGTGGAGGAAGAGTTCATAAACGCCATTCGGGGGATTGAACCCGTTACTCACACCAACTTCTTCGATGGCGTCCGGTACATGGAGTTCACCGACGCAGTTACGATCAGCATGCAGACAGGCGAGCGAGTCACGCTCCCACTGGCATAG
- a CDS encoding cobalamin-binding protein, giving the protein MRICSFLPSATEIVYLLGLGDSLFGVSHECDFPSGASDKPKVVRSRIDSSSLSSHEIDAAVTDMMMRGESIYAVAEDVLQATNPDLVVTQRLCEVCAVSFEDVEEAVSRLDVSPTVLSLDPHGLEDVLDDIKLLGRHTNRESVAHAAVFNLRARMDVVRRTVAGVSDRPTVACIEWMNPVIAAGHWVPEMVEAAGGMDVLGKPGAPSPRLEFERVEAADPDVVILMPCGMNVEQATAEFNALPDSSRWENLRAFKSENAYVVDSGALFSRSGPRLVDGLEVMARLVHPDLFQDQPPQEYCQKL; this is encoded by the coding sequence ATGCGGATCTGTTCGTTTCTCCCAAGCGCGACGGAGATCGTCTATCTTCTGGGCCTCGGAGACTCACTCTTCGGAGTGAGCCACGAGTGTGACTTTCCAAGCGGCGCGTCAGACAAGCCCAAGGTTGTTAGGAGTCGCATAGACTCTAGCTCCCTCAGCAGTCACGAGATAGACGCGGCCGTCACGGACATGATGATGCGCGGCGAGAGTATCTACGCTGTTGCCGAGGACGTATTGCAAGCCACCAATCCGGACTTAGTCGTGACCCAGCGACTGTGCGAGGTTTGCGCAGTCTCCTTCGAGGATGTCGAAGAGGCTGTAAGCCGACTGGATGTCTCCCCTACCGTGTTATCGCTCGACCCGCACGGGCTGGAAGATGTCCTGGATGACATTAAGCTTCTCGGCAGGCATACGAACAGAGAGTCAGTCGCACATGCCGCCGTCTTCAACCTCAGGGCAAGGATGGACGTAGTACGGCGTACTGTCGCTGGCGTAAGCGACAGGCCGACCGTCGCATGCATCGAGTGGATGAATCCAGTGATCGCTGCCGGACACTGGGTGCCCGAGATGGTGGAGGCCGCAGGTGGCATGGATGTCCTGGGAAAACCCGGGGCGCCGTCGCCTCGGCTCGAGTTCGAGCGCGTAGAAGCTGCTGACCCCGACGTTGTCATCCTGATGCCGTGCGGCATGAATGTTGAACAGGCTACCGCAGAGTTTAACGCTTTGCCAGACAGCAGCCGCTGGGAGAACCTCCGAGCGTTCAAGTCAGAAAATGCCTACGTAGTTGACTCTGGTGCGCTCTTTAGCCGGAGTGGCCCCAGGTTGGTCGACGGCCTTGAGGTGATGGCGCGACTAGTTCATCCTGACCTGTTCCAAGACCAGCCACCACAGGAGTATTGTCAGAAACTGTAA
- a CDS encoding PLP-dependent aminotransferase family protein — translation MDYSNLFTKNMPAEVEGPPGQAEDTKFTFSVTYTDRDTMPVDGFVNALSDIMPREGVELAKYPPPQGHVGLREYIAEALHNNRGMDVPVDNIFLSAGAGGAVGTILDAFIDAGDTVFVEEFCYSGTLGMLLGKRANVIHVPTDSNGMDTDALEETIKDLVSKGTHPKLIYTIGVYQNPMGMTLSAERRKHMVEISQTYGIPILENESYADFRIDGDPLPQAMYGMDDQGGVSHVSAYTKLLGCGLRLGFGVVPDEVKEVVGKLRFGSSPSHLTSMAVYEYLSQNGDEYIEAVARSLGTKRDAMLAALGEHFPPSCEWSVPHGGMMLWGRLPEGADTWNTLEKAVEAGVKYNPGAVYRADRSPNNYMRLTYSYHSTEEIAEGIEILAGVFEREGVFDNA, via the coding sequence TTGGATTACTCAAACCTTTTCACTAAGAATATGCCCGCCGAGGTCGAAGGGCCGCCTGGACAGGCGGAGGACACAAAGTTCACTTTCTCCGTGACCTATACCGACCGCGATACGATGCCGGTCGACGGGTTTGTCAATGCGCTGTCGGACATAATGCCCCGGGAGGGGGTTGAGCTCGCGAAGTACCCTCCACCGCAGGGTCACGTCGGTCTCCGGGAATACATCGCAGAAGCCCTTCACAACAATCGCGGCATGGATGTCCCTGTCGACAACATCTTCCTGAGCGCAGGAGCGGGCGGAGCAGTTGGAACAATCCTGGACGCGTTCATCGACGCTGGTGATACGGTCTTTGTGGAGGAGTTCTGCTACTCAGGCACTCTCGGAATGTTGCTGGGTAAGCGCGCAAACGTGATCCACGTTCCGACCGACTCCAACGGCATGGATACCGACGCGCTTGAAGAGACCATAAAGGACCTGGTGAGTAAGGGTACGCATCCCAAGCTCATCTACACCATCGGCGTGTACCAGAATCCCATGGGGATGACCCTCAGCGCTGAGCGCCGGAAGCACATGGTGGAGATATCGCAGACCTACGGCATACCAATTCTGGAAAACGAGTCCTACGCAGACTTCCGCATAGACGGTGACCCTCTGCCACAGGCAATGTACGGAATGGATGACCAGGGTGGAGTCTCCCACGTATCAGCGTATACAAAACTGCTTGGCTGTGGGCTTAGGCTTGGGTTCGGCGTCGTTCCTGACGAGGTCAAGGAAGTGGTTGGAAAACTCCGTTTCGGGTCGTCACCCAGTCACCTCACGTCAATGGCAGTTTACGAATACCTGAGTCAAAACGGGGACGAGTACATTGAGGCTGTCGCACGATCACTTGGGACGAAGCGTGACGCTATGCTCGCCGCCCTTGGAGAGCACTTCCCGCCCAGCTGCGAGTGGAGTGTCCCTCACGGCGGAATGATGCTGTGGGGCCGCCTTCCTGAGGGTGCCGATACATGGAACACCCTCGAAAAGGCCGTTGAGGCAGGAGTCAAGTACAACCCAGGAGCCGTATACAGGGCAGATCGTTCCCCTAACAACTACATGCGGCTCACATACAGTTATCACAGCACGGAAGAGATAGCAGAGGGAATCGAGATTCTGGCTGGCGTGTTCGAGCGAGAGGGCGTTTTCGACAACGCTTAG
- a CDS encoding PDZ domain-containing protein has protein sequence MNPKSLGLAGFMALSALALIAVIASNPFTSQAATHEPATIQQPTTPLSTTVEPASEITQPQQFDMLQGTEEESDESDPYIGVQITELDDGSVKVLRVVAGGPSDGILIQNDIITAVDGTTIAGASDLVDAIAEAGTDTEITLTVTRGGSSITVNVTVGDRETSKASLGTLRTSRFHAFPKFGFSRAGRGKWGPHKSTSGDAVNSEIVVENEDGSFTTRRTVVGTVSSVDASAGTFTLSPKGGSDSIDYTISDDTNVIMKRNGDLGQLNSEDETLVVDVDGEVEVVIQGDGSDTRSHFSRRGKRSGLQDGGRWPGRHDFSDRSQFLDRVFEEIRDRFDNRS, from the coding sequence ATGAACCCTAAATCTCTGGGTTTAGCAGGGTTTATGGCCCTGTCGGCGCTTGCGCTGATTGCAGTTATTGCGTCCAACCCATTCACATCTCAGGCAGCCACGCACGAACCAGCCACGATACAGCAGCCTACGACTCCACTGAGCACAACAGTCGAGCCAGCTTCGGAGATAACACAGCCGCAGCAGTTCGACATGCTGCAGGGGACTGAGGAAGAGTCCGACGAATCGGACCCGTACATTGGAGTCCAAATAACAGAGTTAGATGACGGGTCAGTCAAGGTCTTGCGGGTGGTGGCAGGCGGTCCTTCAGACGGCATATTGATACAAAACGACATCATCACGGCAGTCGATGGCACGACTATCGCGGGTGCGAGCGATCTCGTCGATGCCATCGCCGAAGCGGGTACCGATACTGAGATTACACTGACCGTAACGCGAGGCGGTTCAAGCATTACCGTAAACGTCACGGTGGGAGACCGGGAAACGTCAAAGGCGTCCCTGGGAACACTCCGTACGAGCAGATTCCATGCATTTCCAAAGTTCGGATTCTCCCGGGCCGGAAGAGGTAAGTGGGGTCCCCATAAATCGACTAGTGGAGATGCAGTGAACTCCGAAATTGTAGTCGAGAATGAGGATGGCAGCTTCACTACCCGCCGTACGGTGGTCGGTACAGTCTCAAGTGTTGACGCTTCTGCCGGCACCTTCACGCTTTCGCCAAAGGGTGGTTCCGATTCTATCGACTACACCATCAGCGATGACACGAACGTCATCATGAAGAGGAACGGTGATCTGGGCCAGCTGAACTCCGAGGATGAAACGCTCGTTGTTGATGTCGATGGAGAAGTCGAAGTGGTGATACAGGGAGACGGGTCCGACACGCGGAGCCATTTCTCACGTAGGGGCAAGAGGTCTGGCCTGCAGGACGGTGGTAGGTGGCCGGGGCGCCATGACTTCTCCGACCGTAGCCAATTTCTCGACAGGGTTTTCGAGGAAATTCGGGACCGGTTTGACAACAGAAGCTGA
- a CDS encoding PLP-dependent aminotransferase family protein, protein MPEQSKFSFEGLYSKHAPEGRPRAGAVKRGKYDFAVAYPDPKSIPFDGLVNGLQQALAEEGEDLAIYAHPQGYRPLREFVADKLSRERDIHVSADEIILGDGSGQPIHMFLEVLIDPGDVALTEDYVYAGTLGQLRRFGADVRGVETDEEGMLPDALESVIVRATGQGRKPKLIYTIPTYQNPQGWTMSLERRQAMVEIANRHGIPILEDDCYVDLRLDGPESPTSIHSLDGTGSVMYVASFSKIIAPGMRIGYGTGPSEVLDRALVAKGGGSVNSFASFAVHRYSTGNLDSHIEEINDIQRAKRDAMLASLGENFGNRAEWSNPHGGLFVWLKMPDESDITSIRDNVLNDYDVGYLPGVNFSPEGDTGQNYARLCFGFNEPDEIYEGIARLAEAFEKEGAF, encoded by the coding sequence ATGCCTGAACAGAGTAAATTCAGCTTCGAAGGCCTGTACTCCAAGCATGCCCCGGAGGGACGACCTCGAGCTGGTGCAGTAAAGCGTGGCAAGTACGACTTCGCAGTCGCATACCCTGACCCAAAGTCGATCCCATTCGACGGGCTGGTCAACGGGCTCCAACAGGCCCTGGCAGAGGAAGGAGAAGACCTCGCCATATACGCGCACCCGCAGGGCTACCGGCCCTTGAGAGAGTTCGTTGCGGATAAGCTGTCGAGGGAACGCGACATCCATGTGTCGGCGGACGAGATCATCCTGGGCGACGGGTCGGGCCAGCCGATTCACATGTTCCTGGAAGTCTTGATTGACCCCGGAGACGTCGCGCTCACTGAGGACTACGTCTATGCGGGTACTCTCGGGCAGCTTCGCCGTTTCGGGGCGGACGTTCGCGGTGTTGAGACTGACGAGGAAGGTATGCTTCCCGACGCGCTCGAGTCCGTCATAGTTCGCGCGACAGGGCAAGGGCGCAAGCCAAAGCTGATCTACACGATTCCCACGTATCAAAACCCCCAGGGTTGGACGATGTCCCTCGAACGGCGTCAGGCCATGGTGGAGATTGCAAACCGACACGGAATTCCGATCCTGGAGGACGACTGCTACGTGGATCTTCGCTTGGACGGCCCGGAGTCGCCGACTTCGATCCATTCACTTGATGGGACCGGCAGCGTGATGTACGTCGCCTCTTTCTCGAAGATCATTGCCCCTGGTATGCGGATTGGATACGGTACAGGCCCTTCCGAGGTCCTGGACAGGGCATTGGTCGCCAAGGGCGGTGGCTCTGTTAACTCGTTTGCTTCATTTGCGGTACACAGATACTCGACCGGGAATCTTGACTCTCATATCGAAGAGATAAATGACATCCAGAGGGCAAAGCGCGATGCGATGCTGGCATCACTCGGAGAGAACTTCGGCAATCGTGCCGAGTGGAGCAACCCTCACGGGGGACTGTTCGTATGGCTGAAGATGCCTGACGAGAGTGACATCACGTCAATCCGGGACAATGTTCTGAACGACTATGACGTCGGCTACCTGCCTGGCGTCAACTTCTCGCCAGAAGGCGACACCGGCCAGAACTACGCAAGGCTGTGCTTCGGGTTCAATGAGCCGGACGAGATTTATGAAGGCATCGCCAGGCTGGCAGAGGCGTTCGAGAAGGAAGGTGCGTTCTAG
- a CDS encoding LON peptidase substrate-binding domain-containing protein, whose translation MTTSRRRLPLFPLNTVLFPNASLPLQIFEERYKLMLRECMESDNRFGVALIREGPEVGGPAVPHDIGTIAHITQVNRIEGDRFFVSAVGVQRFRVLDITQRDPFVAADVELLEDASPDLTSADELVREATNAFSDYAQASVGVAGGWVSRTRVPSDPESLSYHIANTVQMDIGEKQRLLEHESSASRLTAEVEVLKQGYQDLRRQMSWEMMTRFSRQ comes from the coding sequence ATGACAACTTCCCGGCGCAGGCTGCCACTCTTTCCACTAAACACCGTGTTGTTCCCGAACGCGTCACTACCCCTCCAGATCTTTGAGGAGCGGTACAAGCTGATGCTGAGGGAATGTATGGAATCTGACAACAGGTTCGGCGTGGCCCTGATACGTGAAGGGCCCGAGGTTGGTGGACCCGCGGTCCCCCACGACATCGGGACTATCGCCCACATTACTCAGGTCAACCGGATTGAAGGTGACCGGTTCTTCGTCTCTGCCGTGGGCGTCCAACGTTTCAGAGTTCTTGACATAACGCAGAGAGATCCCTTCGTTGCTGCCGATGTAGAACTGCTTGAAGATGCCAGCCCCGACCTGACGTCAGCCGACGAACTGGTCCGCGAGGCCACGAATGCATTTTCGGACTATGCCCAGGCCTCAGTAGGTGTTGCGGGCGGCTGGGTGAGCCGGACTCGCGTACCCTCAGATCCGGAATCGCTTTCGTACCACATCGCCAACACCGTTCAGATGGACATTGGAGAAAAGCAGCGGCTCCTGGAGCATGAAAGCTCGGCAAGTAGACTCACCGCGGAGGTGGAGGTGCTGAAGCAGGGCTATCAAGACCTCAGAAGACAGATGTCATGGGAGATGATGACCCGGTTCAGTCGTCAGTAG